In Marinobacter gudaonensis, the sequence GCCGGGGCGCCACCTCCGGGTAGTTACCTACCCGGCGGGTGGTCAAAAAGAGACCAGTCATCTTGACTGTCCAGGGACGCAGGCTTACACTTGCGTCCCTTAAATTTTACCCCCTGCACAGGGGGTAAGTTTCATTGATATGGTTTTTTGGAGTTTGCTTACATGGCAACGATTAATCAGTTGGTGCGTAAGCCTCGTAAGCGCAAGGTAGCCAAGAGCGACGTTCCCGCGCTCCAGGCCTGCCCGCAGCGCCGTGGTGTGTGCACTCGTGTGTACACCACAACGCCGAAGAAGCCGAACTCAGCACTGCGTAAAGTGTGCCGTGTTCGTCTGACCAACGGCTACGAGGTTTCCTCATACATTGGTGGTGAAGGTCACAACCTTCAGGAGCACAGCGTAGTGCTTATCCGTGGCGGT encodes:
- the rpsL gene encoding 30S ribosomal protein S12, with the translated sequence MATINQLVRKPRKRKVAKSDVPALQACPQRRGVCTRVYTTTPKKPNSALRKVCRVRLTNGYEVSSYIGGEGHNLQEHSVVLIRGGRVKDLPGVRYHTVRGTLDTQGVQNRKQGRSKYGAKRPKS